Genomic segment of Populus nigra chromosome 14, ddPopNigr1.1, whole genome shotgun sequence:
ATGATTGATGCTAACACAAAGAAGATTTTACATTAATAATttctagaaaatgttttttcatgtcATGCTATAGTAAGCTCAAACCTCATCCTGTGCCTTTGTTCAATGACTATGCTTTTATGGCAGATTTGAGGCATACCACGATCAGCTGCTCTAATTGCAAGCTTGATTGTTCCATGTGATCAAGCAACAAAATTTATAAAGCTGAAATTAACTTGGAGCTAGCAGAAGATAAATCAACAGAACGGGAGAGAGATAGATGTGAAAGGTAGCTAGGGTTAGCCCCCCCACCAAGAAGGCATTCATTATAGTACAGAGTTATAACATAACACAAACTGTTCTGAAAGGAAAAACTccaaacatgaaaacaaatatgGACACCTAACTATGTCAAACAATGTCTCTTCGTCAGGGTTATAGCAGCTGGAGGTTAAATATAACTCTGACAGGAGCCAAAAGGCAACATGTTTAACTGGAGTATGTTTCCAACAGGGCCTTGTGAtaatcacaaatattttaattccttttatcTTATCATCTCTGTTAGAGACCGAAAGACTACTTCTTCACAAGGAATAGTGAGGCCCATGCCATGTTTAAAGCCGAACTCCTCTTCAGCTCTTTGGAGTAAGCTTTGAAACTCAGGACGATCCAACCATGATATTGGGATAATGTATCTGCTTCTGTTCTCTCCTACATAAACCGCAAAATGGCCTTTCGGTACATCATCCGGCAGGCCATCTTGGTCACAGccatttttctttccaaaacttGAGCATCTTTTGACAATTTGTTTGAGAGCTGATGTTTGAGGAGACTTGTTCGATTTTCTTATAGCCATTTGGTGAGTTCAGATAGCTTGTGCTTTACAACTTTTTGGGTGATGAGAAGAAATTCAGGCGGTGACGATGAACAAAGAGGctaaagagaagagaagtgtGGAGGGTGGTGGGGAAGGACTGAAGGGAAGGAGAGGTATTTATGGAGAGATTACAAGCAGAGATGGCTGTTTCCTGTTTTTTTAGTAACAATGTCATGTGATGTGGGGACGAAGAACAGACCGAAGGTGTTTCAGAATACTGTATAGAAAGGCCATGCAGTATCCAAACCATTGTGGTTTACCCTACCTTGTAGCCTCTTCTAAGGACATCAAGGGACCATCTTCCCCTCCAAGGTTTTCAAGTCTTCCCTCCTTGGACGCTATTCGAAGATTGcaaaaccttttctttctttcttttcgacATATGCTAGCCTCTTGGggataattttctttgttgagcCATGTACAGAAGAGTTAACCTTTAAAGCCTGCGAATCTACCATGTCTTTTGAGCAACCCTACAAGGCATGGCATGCATTCTTGTCCACCATTTCGAATTTCATGGTGTCAAGTATTTAACTTGGCTGGGCTTGAATTACGCCGACTGACCCAGTGAGCCCTCCTGAAAGGGATCATGAGTCCCTTCAAGCAGATCAAGTAAAGCCCCACACATTGAATTAAAGGGATGGACTTTTCCCAGTTTATTAATGTTCTTTTATCTGGTGCCCAAATGTTGCTACAAGTTCAACAGTAAAATCACAGTGGCTTTTTTTATGGCCTTCCGTTAAAAGTAAAGACAATGCCGACAAtgcctctatatatatatatatatatatatatatatatatatatatatatatatatatatatatatacatgtttgCTTctagccttttatttttttgcatttaaaaacatttttgaaaaaaaatattttttattttttaatttactttaaattaatttattttttcttattttattttattttaatgtgatgatatcaaaaataatttttaaaaaataaaaaaaatattattttaatatatttctgaattgttttcttaaaaaacaatcattactatACTCTCAAACATCCCATTTAAAAATAACCTcacattttaaataaagattaaGTTGATAGTTGATTTCAGTCAaccatattttaaaaacaaaaaaaactttaaaaatttattttaataaaaataaacagtttCTTTTTAAATCCTAATTCGAGATAAATCTAAAACCTAACTCGAGATGACTTACCAGGTGTAGGTCTTATAACTAGAATCCATGGAACATGATGTTTCGAACATCTAGTCATCGATCCACTACAGATTTTCGCATGCATGCATAtacaaaaatccaaaaccatTTCGAagagtttttctatttatattgaaaagGATATTTTAAGTTCGAAACCTTACTGATTTCCTCAAAAGCATTTGAGAAAGTGACTGAACTAATACGAGGAACAAGAGGTAAGCTTTTTTGCTGGATGGTTCGGACAATTACTTGAACCACAAATTTCCATCCAGATTACCTCAGAATGCATGCTCAGTCCAGTGAGAAAAGAGTCTCATCAGTGCCCGCAAGCTAACCATATCCTTTTGCCTTTCCATGGCATGGACGAGCCTTCCAAGAGAATTTAAAGTCATTCTCAGCTTTTCAAAATTTGCCAAATTTTAGACATGTTTAGCATGACGGGCTCTTTCTCTTGCCAGGTACCACAAATTTCTCACAATTTTAGGACTGCCCATGTGTCCTGCCGAACTCATAACCCCAATAATAAGCACACAGCCACATATATGAAATGGAGCTTGCAGACATTATATTCCTCCCAAACTTTGAGCACCACTACTTTGTTGGGATTACGTGTCTATTCAAGAGTGTGGTATagattttgtgtttatttaaaattatattttaaagtgtttttttatttataaatacattaaaatagtgagttttttttattaaaaaaaattagttttcgacgtagcacatcaaaataatccaaaaaaaaatttaaacaaaattttttttttaaataaataacatttaaattttaaacaaataacgTTTTGGCCACAATGCTAAACATACCGGACACCAGTTACTCTCCCATGTTCGTTCTGAGGATCATCATAAGGGCGAAGCCTACCTCTATCTGCTCTCACTGCATCTCTCTTGTTTTCTTCTACATTCCAACAACGGCAAGCAATACCCAAAACAGAAACTTGTGCTAAGTGCATCACCAACATCACATGCCGAAAAACTAATTTAAGAGGCACTACTTATTAATCTTCTGAAATCAACCAGGGATGCTACTGTTGCCAAAACTTCTTTATACAGAAGGAAAATGAAAGATATTAGAATGTTGGATTAGACAGAGTAAACTGTCAACCTTTGTGACTGAAAATAAGTTGGCATACGAAAAATACAAATCAGAGAATGGCCCCTCCTAGTTACTCAAAGGCAGATACCATCATTGTGATCAAAAGAGGACATTTTTCTTTATGTGAATGGCGACCTTGTCCAATGATTACCATGTGAAGGTCATGTTACTCTtgtcttttgaatttatttatttttgacctCGAATGTTAGTGTGCCACTCCTGCCTTCAGAACACTTAATACAGACAAATCAGTAAGGAGTAAGGACTAAGGTGATGCAACACCATCCCAGTTGCCTACGACAACTTCAGCCATTTGCAACTTTCCACTGAAAATCATCCGAGAACAAATTCCTATTGAACCATTTGACAAGTTAGCCTTGTTGAGTTGGGGCTTAACTTGATGAGTTGATTTAGAATGGATTGATAATTGCATGATGTAGTGTCCTAAACAAGAATGGAATGTGTTGATATATTTTGTTTAGGAAAAGTGACTTTCCTCCTTGGAGTTGGACTTGAAGCATTTTtccttgaaataataataataaaaaaaacttctttttctAATGAAGGACTTTGTTGCTAGTATAAATAGAATGTGTAGTTACTAGTTTGTGTGCCTCCCATATTGATGGTTTGTGGTGGCAACCAAAAAGAATTAGCGAcgtggtattttttttcttgtgaacgaTTTCTAGGATGTAACTGGGTTTTGGCTAGTGAGGTGGTTGTGCGTGTTTAATTTGTTCTTGAAAACCCCATATTTGACAGTGGAGTTTTGTAGAGCAGGCTTTGCCGAACCACATTATATTTTGtgtcccttttattttatttaattatttggtttGCTTGGGTTTTGCACAACAATTGGTAACAGAGGAGGTTGTTGGAAGTCTTGTGCAAAACAATTGAAGATGGAGAGGGCAAAAACTAGCGAAGAAATTTGAGATAGAATTGTTTGATGGGATAAACAATTTTGTTCTTTGGCAAAGCACCTTGAAGGATGTTCTAACAACTCAAAGAGACTAGCTTGAACAATTGAAGGACattgattataattattatttagtcTGTTTTATCAAATTCTAGACCGATAATGGATTACCGTAATTGAGAATGCTTTTATTGTCATGGAAAAGGCCATATTAGTACCACCGTCGCCATCTTAGTACCATTGTGAGAAGATGAAAGCCGACTTAAATGAGTTGATTTAATCGCAAGAAGTTTGGAGAagtatgttttttaatgaaagaaggattcttttcctaacaAAGGCCCCTATTGCTAGTATAAATAGCATATGTAATGACTAGTTTATGTTTGCCTCCATATGTATCTAGCATAATTCTTAGATCAAAAGCTAAATAATAGGTATCTAGCATTAAACTGTTGTGAAGGCATCAGCACACTAGAGCACTATGAGCTATGAAGGCTTGAGAATTTGCCAACTCATAAAATCAGCCTAGTATGACATACCTTCTACTTAACCATCCTTTTCTAAGACATGCATACATCAAGCAACTTTCTAACCATTTGCTATCGCAAATCATGAGATCAGAACAGAATTACAAAGTAACTTCTCTTTTCTGGTCATCAAGATACCAAGCCCTGCATTGTTAATAACATTCACCCATAATACTTTGGTCTTtaccaaaattagaaaagaaaactaGAGAACTAAAACTAGAGTCCCTAGATGTGGGTTAGTCCACGTTTTTTACATCTAATTACCACTAGCGATTTGTCTTCAACCATCCAAGTTCGATGATGAAACGCCAAAGTTAGTGTGTCGCAATCATGTACATTCAGAAATCATACCGTAGGCTAGTTTTGATGGTTGAGGTGGTCCATCTAACATGCTCAATTGTCTTCTCAGCTTAAGAATATGAGCTTGCACCTATCATATTTCATATACCATCAGAAAAGGTATCCTAGCAAGTTCTAAACACTGGAGCAGTCTGTCTATGAAACAATAGAAACAAGCATACAAGATAAAGCACCAACAACTAAATAGCATATGCAATTAGGAAAAGCTTATAAAGTAAACCAATAATACATAAACAAAATTTGGAAAATGATATAGATCCAATATTGCCTTTTTTCTCAAGGACACATTTTGGAATGGAGAGGGGTCTAGCATTTTCCGATAGCCTTTAAAGTCCAACCAAGAAAGAGCATATAACAGAAAGTAGCAAAGAGACGGGTAGTCATGGCTAACCCCCCCTCACCCTAAATGTACATACAGAGCTAACATTCTTATGTAAACATCTCAGATTATTCAATTATACAGCATGCACATTCACAACTACCGGTAAAACCACACACAATGACTGTAAGCAATTATGAATCATTTGATAAAGTTAATTAGCTAAGAGCCTAAGACTAACCTGCTGACGAGCAGATGCAAGTTTCAAAAGCTCATCTGCCTCTGAAAAATTTATGAACCAGTGATTCAATGGATGGTTTTTGGTATCATCTTTCCCTTTCACATTCATATTTGGGCTTGGAACTGCAGTAGTCCAAATGTTAAAATGTAACCATGTAGAAATCACTGCTGAGAAAATTTACAAAGCATGAAATTTTACCAGGAGCAGGCAAGTTAAATCCAGCAGGAAGTCGTGGCACATATACAGCAGGATGATTCAGCACGCGAGCCAAAAAGTTCTCTGAGGGGTCAGGAAAGACAATCTCATTATAAGTTTCCACAACAACAGGTTTCTTGGTTGACTGTGGACCACTTTCAGCATCAGGATACAGCTTCAATAAGTGGAacctaattgataaaaattaaaccacCATTAGCGAGATAATCTCCCTCCCTGGTAGTAAAAAcaccaaattaaaaacttaaactacTCACAAGTCCACATGCTTATCACAGACATCGTCATGAAAAAGTATGGAGATACAGATTTCAAATTCACCCCAACCACATTCAGATAACTCAAATGGTGGAGATTCAACAACTCTTATAGGGTTATCAAAACTAGGATGCAATTGAAACACGACTTGCTTTATCACTACACCAAGATCCTCATTCGTCGCTCCGCGTACATACACTGTCCATTTATGAGACTGTAacctaattcaaaaaaaaagaagaaagaaagaaagaaaaaaataaaaagcaaagaaataTCCAAAAACCATTTAAGCAAAACATAAGAATGCAACTTACTCATTGGCCTTTTTACCAAGGTAAAATGCCATAGTTCCATATACCACCGGAACACTGATTTCAACATCTTTAAGCCTCTTGTTTTCATCCTAAATCACAACATCAAAATTAACACACCTAGTTTaactaagaataaaataataattaacacgcttattaattcaaaataaataaataaataatgagatatTATAATCCTCACAACAATGTATGGTCcatcaacaacaaattaaactcTCCGCACATCTGTTACACAAACTGCAGCAATTTTTGACAAATCACGATGCCCGTGATCAAAAGTTAATCTTACTGACTGTAACTGTGCATGCACACACACTGCTTTGATTTTGACACTTGCAAATCTGATTAACTATAAAAGTAGTACATTTCTTTACATgggatttcataaaaaaaaatggattttttgaTGGGTATGATCAGCTATAAAACCTGGAATGACTTTGGAAAAATGGGATTTCAAAAATGGAAAGTGAGAAGCTGTTATGTTATGGGTGAGTTATTATTACCTGGTTTATGTTGTTGTCGGTGTAGTCAGTGGGTTTGATGCGTTGAGGTTTTGCAGCAGACTCGACATCTTCTAGCTGAATGCTTGTTTTCGAGGGTAATGGAGTTGTCGTGTGGGGCATTTTATTACCACTTTGCAAATGGAAATTTGCAGGAGTTAGGCTTTAAATCGCTCACTACcatatttttgggttttggatgaagtttttgtttttctcgaaaagaaaaggaagtggATTGTTTTAGTAACTATCTTTTAGTCCTTGGATATTGAAGAACTCTACACTTGAGGCCCTATATTTAACTTTCATATGCATTCTGGCTAACGAGAccccttttttcattttatcaatattctacaaaaatattaaaaaatatattaaaataaagactaaaaaatGGGAATTTCCTATGAATTTGCTGAGCAATTAACAATTGGAGCcttattagtttttttgaaaactgcagagttgaatttttaaacaataGACACTAAAGTAAAATATTGTTTGTTACAAGGAAGGgtctaaaatatagtttttccacttttttttttcccttccctcAGACGTATGCTGACATGTCGTTCGCTAGCGTTGGTATCAATAGATCTATCTGTCATCATCCATACCAAAAACTAATGGGGCTAGCACTCAGAAAATAATGGCCATTACTTGtaaaccaaaaataatcaaTGGTCCCACCAATAATCATAGAAAAAAGAACACTGCATCCAATGGcgatttatcataatttttcaaacatggtattttatttggcttttttttaCGTATTAgcaagtctttttttaaaaatactggCTAAGTAAcactctaaaaaaaacaaaataatacagTATAATAAGTATATACAAGTCGTGATTGAAAAACGCAACACTCATATCATGTCTTAATACCTTCcaaaaaaaagtattgattacataaatccaataatattaaaaataattaccaacgatacctcaaatatattttatttgctgTTTAAAGATAACAAGTAACTCACTAGACTTTAAAGATAAGCATAACTTACTCGGGTTATCGTTGACCTGCCATAGTATTACTTAATTTAtcttatcaagatttttttatggtaCTAGTGGTGGTATTATAGTCCAAGATTTGATGTGTCTTTcaagtatttttcttatttattttttctctctcctcatgTGCAATtcatttgacaatttttttaaataccatgATTCTGAATAACAataagcttttatttattttctatctcttcttatatgtatgttttttaaatattgtgattcaacaaattatgagtgttgtattttttaatcgtaatatatacaaactatattattttattaatttttttagattgtgttgtttaactaatatataaaaaaacaggtgctaatttaaaagaaaatcattttattttctatatattacTATAGAATTTAAAGCTAACAATATGAtaactaaacatttttttttagttcaaaatgattttcatttttattattattatttttttaaagccaaacaatttttttgacCGGGTAGTAAATCCACCCAAGTTTTTCACTATATTAACTCCCTTATTTATTGTGCTCAAGCCAGGCACGAGTCAACCTGGGAACAAAGGTTGActtccatattttttaaatcccaGAAGGATTCTTACGCCAAGAATCGACATTTTGATTAGAGCAAACTGTGGATTCCTATTTTAATAGCGAAGGTCCGATTCCATAATTTGAAGATTGTCGAACGTAGGACGGCCCCTTCCACCCATTGACTACTCCTCTCAGCTTCTTGGCCgtcaaatcaaataaacaaacGGACTCCAGATATCATAACAGGGTTAGAAATGATTatgatcatatataattatcatgGCTACCAGTATAGGCTAATGATCAGCCAGCACTCTCCGAGTCATCAGAGATCAAAACACGCAGTAATCTAGATCACACCATTGACTTATGATAATCTCCTATTATTAACTCAAAAACATGCATCGCAACGGGCACCACCACCAAGAAGAGCCATGGGAAATTAACAGGGTAGAAAGCAACATCATCGCATCTTCCTGCTATCTGAAAATGAAAGGAAACAGAATAGGATAGAAACCTGAAACCATTATCACTTGACAAACTTTGGTGAGGTATCAACTCTATTGAGAGTGTAACAACCTGAGGAACAAAAATTTTAGTGGTAACTAGaagaaatcaaacaataaaTGATTGTAGGAATGGCGTAAAATAAAATCGAAATCCCAGATGGTTactgaaaagataaaaagctTGTCAACAATTTGATTAGCAGGACAAATCACAACtatgatcaatatttttatcactTCGATTTTACAAAGCACAAGAATGGTACTAGAAAAAGAGTTCACTGAGCTCTTAAGAATGTTACATTTTGGAAAAGGAACCTGAGATGCTCCGTAATACAGAACCCTTGAATCTCCGAGACCATTGAGCTTGAATGAAGCAACCATTCACCCCCGGCCATCTGGTGTAGCAGGATAGCACCaccaaatcaaatatttgaagCATTCAGGGCCATTAACTTGCATTGTTCATTCATGGCCAGAAGTTGAGCCTCTTTCTTATCAAGAAGGGCACTCAACCTCACATTCTCTTCCATAAGTTTCTGAACTTCAGTCTCTTTCTGCATTTTCTCACCCTCCAATTGTGTTGTCTTCGCAACTAGCCTGCTTCACAACAAAATGAGATGCTAGACAAATATGGTAATCCAGCAGAAAAGCTATAAAGGAGACCAAGAGAAGGGATAAACTAATGTTGAGAGAGgcagggagggagggagagaacTAGCCTGCTAACTTCCTATGAATCGAGTGCAGACAACAAATACGAGAGTGTAAGCATACAATTCAAGTAGAGGACTTTTACAGACTGGAAACCCTTGGATTGTGAAGCAAAGTGAAAACACAGATAGTACCACCAAACATACAAGTCATTGGCTAtttgaaatttgataaaaaatccaTATAGATTAAGCACTAGGTTGACTACTAATCATAGTCCAGAATGTACTTGAATATCCCAGAAAAGTACATTGTAAAATCAGTAACCTAATAACATCATCAATGAAGCAAGAGCTGACATAGACATCATTATAATTCTAAACAACAAGAATCATCACCAATAGCCAACAATTTGTGTTATCCAAGAAAGAATTTACAAAACCATAATCagaaaaggttttgaaattTGATCACAAGTGATTAATGAATGTGCGTGATCAGCAAACCGTTCAGGTAAATATCAGTATAGGTTGGCCATGTCACCATACCTACTACTATTAGTAGAATATTGGTTCAAATCTCACACTATAGTTATCATAAAATCTAGAACTACACttgttgataaagaaaatgTGTAGTGAAGCTTATCATCTTATTTCAGGAATATCTAAGTACACTGACCGTTCAAAAAGCCTCTCAATAGTTTGAAATTGCCTCTCTGATGAAAGAAGTGTCTCTCTGACACTAATGAGACTGCTAACATAGGATTTTAGAGACTCGAAGTCCCTTTTCACTCGGCAAAGCTCTTGCTCATTTTCTGCAGCACATTGCCTCTGCCTAGATGTCTCTTCAACCAAATCCTCAACCCTCTTCCGCATATCATTCAAAATACCATTTGTACCCAGAGCAAACCGCTCCATCTCCTCTAATTTCAAAGACATGTTCTCAATTTGGATTGCTTTCCTTCTAATTTCTTCCTGACCTAAAGTTACCTTATCTTTCTCCAGTGCAGTTTCAGATTCTGCCATTATAACTCTTTTAACAAGACCTTCCATCACATCGGATACCATCTGCACAGACTTGAGTAATTCACCAATATAAGCTTCGTCTTGTTCATCATAGCTTCCTTGTTGCTTTCTAAGTCTGATACATGATTCTTCATCCGGGCCAAATGAAGAAAGATCAACATCCCGGGACCAACTGGACAATGGAGTTCCATTCCTGTCAACAAGCCCCACTCCTTCTAATTCCTTTATTCCACATGATGTGTGAGCTAACTCAGGAACAGCAAAGACTCGTGCTTTTGCTTTTAAATAAGTCAACAATGTCGAGGTTGTTTTCACTCTTCGCCAAAGAACCTCCATCTCCTTTGCATGTTCCTCCGACCCTTGTACACAAGCCTTCACCTCCATAAGCTTCACTTGTAACACATCCACTTGAGAGTGTCGCCTTTCCATCTCCTGCTTCCACGTTTCCTGAGTTTCTCCAACTTGCAACGTCAAACTTGACAAGTCGACATCCTCTCCTGCCATACCTTCCCtgagttgcaaaaaaaaaaaaaaaaaaaaaaacagaaattcaaattttagatTGTATAAACCTCATGCCAATCGACAAACCAAACCCGTCAGCTTTAGTACATAACAACACATCATAAACCACAAACTCTAGTACCAACTACCAAGCACGTTGAAGATAATTATCAAGCACCAAGCTTTGTGAAcaacaatgcaaattcaagCTCATAACAGGGATATTAAGCAGCAAGATCATGcctttttcttgttaaaaaatcACCATACATTAAAATCACTACTAattgtccaaaaaaaaaaccaaaacagtaCCTTGAACCTTAATTAACAAAACCCCAATTGAACACGGGTTACCACTTACTGACCCTGATacaaaaacccacaaaaaaattCACAGATCAAACCTCAAATCACGACAAAATCACAAAAGGGTATTCTTGCATCAAAAGAGACAAATAAAAGACAATTTTAAAAGACAAAGCAGAGATTTTTAAAGGGTACAATACAAAATGTGTAAGAAACAAAAGACAGAGCGTGAAAAATAAGAGTAAAGAATTAAGAGAAAGATAAGACCTCTTTTCCGGGGTGCTGCTTCGTGGAGAGATTGACTGCGTACAGCTTGATTGATAAAGGAGTgagttttggtttttgtttaaggtataaaagagaagaggaggtcaagaaagaaagggaaaatgGAAAGTAATTTGTTTCATGTCTGTGTAATAATGGTTTTTTCAgagcaatttttatttataaatatattaaaatatttttttaattttttaaaaattatatttaatatcaaaactatttaaaaatatataaaaataaataaataaatattgcttTTCAACGGCGTTCCATGCAGTCACTTTATTTGCTTTGCTTTGTCCTCACCGAATCATAAAACGATGCTGTCTTTTGAcgtgcttttattttctttccttctttctttcatttcaacttttcttttctctgtcGTCTTCTACCTTTCTAAACTTCATAGATCTATCTTTTGCTATTAGTGGATGATTAAAAGCAcggtgatttctgtttttttttttatgaattttatataaaaatatattaaattaatattatttttatattttttgtgatttagatgtaattatattaaaatcttacAAATAACCTTacaaactttttaaataaaaattattatacatcaTAATAACAAATACACACTTAATTTTACATTCAATCTTACTTGTTTTCAACATAATCTGATTTTAATAatccaattattttattttatataatcaacTTTGTTGAAATATTATGGTaactatataattatttttattattactatttggATAGTATTTGAACAATAACGATAATTCTTTCTCAGTGAAAGAAGGTTATCGACTCAAATATAAGATTTGTATATTAAagtattaaaaatctaaattatttcttattagCTTAAAACGCGTTTTAGATTAtacttattaaaatcaataaaaaaaatattataataaggcaaaaaaaaatcaatttaggaTTTGCATATTCCACATTATCAATCAACATTCAATTTTAAAGTAATATTACAAAGTTGTATTATAAtgtaagaaaaatcataaaacaatgtgtgtatgtgtgtgtgtgtgtagataTATATGATATTCTATATATTtgctacatatttattttaaattcttgatTATACtccacattttaaaaaaaataccacataaattatatttttatttaggccttatttgaaaaaataataaaaatgtaaatgaaacGGAACTCAACtcatagattaaaataatttaagagaCCTTAAACTGAATTGTTCtgatgttataattatttttcttgttca
This window contains:
- the LOC133672643 gene encoding protein SMALL AUXIN UP-REGULATED RNA 12, whose translation is MAIRKSNKSPQTSALKQIVKRCSSFGKKNGCDQDGLPDDVPKGHFAVYVGENRSRYIIPISWLDRPEFQSLLQRAEEEFGFKHGMGLTIPCEEVVFRSLTEMIR
- the LOC133672638 gene encoding transcription initiation factor TFIID subunit 14b, whose translation is MPHTTTPLPSKTSIQLEDVESAAKPQRIKPTDYTDNNINQDENKRLKDVEISVPVVYGTMAFYLGKKANELQSHKWTVYVRGATNEDLGVVIKQVVFQLHPSFDNPIRVVESPPFELSECGWGEFEICISILFHDDVCDKHVDLFHLLKLYPDAESGPQSTKKPVVVETYNEIVFPDPSENFLARVLNHPAVYVPRLPAGFNLPAPVPSPNMNVKGKDDTKNHPLNHWFINFSEADELLKLASARQQVQAHILKLRRQLSMLDGPPQPSKLAYGMISECT
- the LOC133672637 gene encoding uncharacterized protein LOC133672637, coding for MAGEDVDLSSLTLQVGETQETWKQEMERRHSQVDVLQVKLMEVKACVQGSEEHAKEMEVLWRRVKTTSTLLTYLKAKARVFAVPELAHTSCGIKELEGVGLVDRNGTPLSSWSRDVDLSSFGPDEESCIRLRKQQGSYDEQDEAYIGELLKSVQMVSDVMEGLVKRVIMAESETALEKDKVTLGQEEIRRKAIQIENMSLKLEEMERFALGTNGILNDMRKRVEDLVEETSRQRQCAAENEQELCRVKRDFESLKSYVSSLISVRETLLSSERQFQTIERLFERLVAKTTQLEGEKMQKETEVQKLMEENVRLSALLDKKEAQLLAMNEQCKLMALNASNI